Proteins encoded in a region of the Paenibacillus sp. E222 genome:
- the spoVAE gene encoding stage V sporulation protein AE — protein MQFLWAFIVGGLICVVGQLLMDGVKLTPAHTMSTLVVAGAVADAFGLYDPLVKFAGAGASIPITSFGNSLVHGALTELEKEGWIGVITGIFDLTAAGISSAIIFSFLAALVVRPKG, from the coding sequence TTTATGGGCATTTATTGTTGGCGGGTTGATATGTGTTGTGGGACAGCTTCTGATGGATGGTGTCAAGCTGACTCCTGCCCATACGATGAGTACACTTGTAGTGGCCGGTGCGGTTGCGGATGCGTTCGGGCTGTATGATCCACTCGTCAAATTCGCCGGGGCGGGAGCATCCATTCCCATTACCAGCTTTGGTAACTCCCTCGTGCACGGGGCTTTGACGGAGCTGGAGAAAGAGGGATGGATCGGTGTCATTACGGGGATATTCGATTTGACCGCGGCGGGTATTTCCTCAGCGATTATCTTTTCTTTTCTCGCGGCATTGGTGGTTCGGCCCAAAGGATAA
- a CDS encoding MoxR family ATPase, with product MPVRKESIQIISAVRSNLESCIMGKSFEIQLLLTALLAGGHVLIEDVPGTGKTQLVKALSKSMRGEYRRIQCNPDILPSDITGVSVFHPRDERFYFRPGPVMTNILLADEINRATTKTQSALLEVMEERSVTVDGDTYDLPHPFMLCATQNPIDFEGTYTLPEAQLDRFMLKISLGYPDKDIEKTLLKQHQSGQPVDRLESVTHMDQISAIQQEIKDVFIGDPVMDYLLDVVRKTRSHPSVLLGASPRAAISFMMAVKAFAFLQERDYVLPDDVKTMAPYVISHRIVLRPESRLDSMSSEAVLKSVLQQVRVPVSMGQ from the coding sequence ATGCCTGTGCGCAAAGAGTCGATCCAAATCATATCAGCAGTTCGTTCTAATCTGGAATCATGCATAATGGGGAAATCCTTTGAAATTCAACTTTTGCTCACAGCTTTGCTTGCAGGCGGACACGTTCTGATTGAAGACGTACCGGGAACAGGTAAAACGCAGTTGGTTAAAGCGTTATCGAAATCCATGCGCGGAGAGTACCGCCGCATTCAATGTAATCCTGATATTTTGCCAAGTGACATCACGGGGGTATCCGTTTTCCATCCACGTGACGAGCGCTTTTACTTCCGTCCGGGTCCGGTGATGACCAACATTTTGCTGGCTGACGAGATTAACCGGGCCACAACAAAAACGCAGTCCGCGTTGCTGGAAGTCATGGAGGAGCGCAGTGTAACGGTAGATGGTGATACGTATGATCTGCCGCATCCATTTATGCTCTGTGCAACCCAGAATCCAATCGATTTTGAAGGAACGTACACATTGCCGGAAGCGCAGCTGGACCGGTTTATGTTGAAAATAAGTCTGGGTTATCCGGACAAGGATATCGAGAAAACGCTGCTGAAGCAGCATCAGTCGGGTCAGCCTGTTGACCGGCTTGAATCCGTAACCCATATGGATCAGATATCAGCCATCCAGCAGGAAATCAAGGACGTATTCATCGGTGATCCGGTCATGGATTATCTGCTTGATGTGGTTCGTAAAACTCGCTCCCACCCATCCGTATTGCTGGGCGCCAGCCCGCGGGCAGCCATTTCATTTATGATGGCCGTGAAGGCTTTTGCCTTTTTGCAGGAACGTGACTACGTGCTTCCGGATGACGTGAAAACGATGGCGCCTTATGTCATCTCCCATCGGATCGTGCTTCGTCCCGAATCGAGACTGGACAGCATGAGCTCCGAGGCTGTATTAAAATCCGTACTTCAGCAGGTTCGAGTGCCCGTCTCCATGGGGCAATAA
- a CDS encoding DUF58 domain-containing protein, producing MKPLLSTVRRGIRHPRVWSIAAVWMCCLAYVLFQGGKTSLMLLSMVTLLCIYLALAGFSGVRRTHGVRKLSSGQDHEELLHAGDQVQVQLSLNIPGFLPLPYVVVREMLHRHNGESWSFKESLIPSMRGYGELSFQTPPLERGKYVFSETECASEDIFGLIEHRGTFKAKGEFRVLPRTVFIPYWQLYDRKSRLSGPQTALTRSRRETTQINGVRDYVYGDRLSRIHWNATAKTGTWKSKEFEHESVPKTILVLDALSGSYDYGESFELAVSTAASLLEYGTRERMGMGMLTLSEKTSFFAPSESTLERQKMIHHLVDIQYSGQENRLLPGVEKMSRQFPQGAYFVVISPQKDEKVLELLRWADTRGMTPCHILIEPSDSRRSSEWNAMLRGRGTRSFTVSHLQELPTVMGGGSV from the coding sequence ATGAAGCCGCTTTTGAGTACAGTCAGAAGGGGAATACGCCACCCCCGCGTATGGAGCATCGCGGCGGTGTGGATGTGCTGTTTGGCTTATGTTTTGTTCCAGGGCGGGAAGACTTCCCTGATGCTGCTGTCCATGGTGACTTTGCTTTGTATTTACCTTGCGCTTGCTGGTTTTAGCGGTGTACGGCGTACTCACGGCGTGCGCAAGCTCTCTTCCGGTCAGGATCATGAAGAGCTGCTGCATGCCGGTGACCAGGTACAGGTGCAGTTAAGTCTGAACATCCCGGGATTTCTGCCACTTCCTTATGTGGTTGTGCGCGAAATGCTGCATCGGCATAACGGTGAATCCTGGTCTTTCAAAGAAAGTCTCATTCCGAGCATGCGAGGGTATGGTGAATTGTCTTTTCAGACCCCGCCGCTGGAGCGGGGAAAGTACGTCTTTTCAGAAACGGAATGTGCCAGCGAGGACATCTTTGGTCTGATCGAACATCGGGGAACGTTCAAAGCCAAAGGGGAATTTCGGGTGCTGCCGCGCACGGTATTTATTCCGTACTGGCAGCTGTATGATCGCAAATCACGGTTATCCGGTCCACAGACGGCCTTGACCCGCTCGCGCAGGGAAACAACCCAGATTAACGGCGTGCGTGACTACGTTTATGGGGATCGCCTTTCCCGCATTCATTGGAATGCAACGGCAAAGACGGGAACGTGGAAGTCCAAGGAGTTTGAACATGAGTCGGTGCCGAAAACGATTCTGGTGCTGGATGCGCTGTCAGGCAGCTATGATTATGGTGAGTCCTTTGAACTGGCCGTGTCTACGGCTGCTTCCCTGCTGGAATATGGCACAAGAGAACGAATGGGTATGGGAATGCTGACATTGTCGGAGAAGACATCATTTTTTGCTCCCAGCGAAAGTACGCTGGAACGGCAGAAGATGATCCATCATTTGGTGGATATCCAATATAGCGGCCAGGAGAATCGGCTGCTGCCCGGTGTCGAGAAGATGTCGCGTCAGTTTCCTCAAGGCGCATATTTTGTAGTGATTTCTCCCCAGAAAGATGAAAAAGTTCTCGAACTGCTCCGATGGGCTGACACACGGGGGATGACTCCTTGTCATATTCTGATTGAACCCAGCGATTCCCGCCGGAGTTCCGAGTGGAATGCGATGCTGCGCGGAAGAGGCACTAGATCCTTCACCGTTTCCCATTTGCAGGAGCTTCCAACGGTAATGGGGGGAGGTAGTGTATGA
- a CDS encoding transglutaminase domain-containing protein has protein sequence MSTKAKELTVGRRSWYHAASLLWIFLIGMQWISFTQESWYTETTSLVLWTLAAVSILEVILPFKIWVRTIIKAVVLVYILHKTLIDYTVYIPYGTLMERTEQFILHLTPYIWFTLCAWVMLEAALRLVTTTRRILVFLGINIISMGILDSFTQIPLWIEIAWVMFAGMGWLVCQHFRNFQLQYPQGWKRIIRYPYKILANIAIIFSLIIVASVNMPEVPPTLTDPYTAWRNYTGSSASQTGNGTLDIPTATESGYSREDNQLGGGFNFDYTPVMSVTTNERSYWRGETRAEYTGTGWDDRGRGATEDVEAGQALENDESGNVTTKQVTQKVTMLNDNVYPILFGAYSISEVTSVNGEANSDRMLWNSAQAELHVVTDRQQPQYPKTYTIVSEAPVIVEDELRTKSFDDLYTSNPADDMYLQLPSRFPDRVTDLAAEITASANTPYEKVALLQNYLQLNFDYTNNPDLSRKVSSDFVEGFLFDIREGYCDYFSTALVMMARSEGIPARWVKGYAPGQLSLNSDMQAPRQPGAEIETTYTVTNADAHSWAEVYFGEYGWIPVEATPGFDMPLLTEQPDVQPVDEPEEQPEEEPVKEEEQTPAPEQASSSIPAFVIWAAGAIIVLWVAYMFWRNRLSLRFFVLRLRTGGPLTPEQKVVAETERWIRYVKRKGLTRSGDETLRESVTRWSQAKPAAAATLHELLAKFEQTRYSPASVTADDWKAVYQTASKLRKELKAERA, from the coding sequence ATGAGTACTAAAGCCAAAGAGCTGACAGTGGGGAGAAGATCCTGGTATCATGCAGCTTCGTTGCTCTGGATTTTCCTGATTGGCATGCAGTGGATATCATTCACACAGGAATCCTGGTATACCGAGACCACTTCATTGGTGCTGTGGACGCTCGCAGCGGTCAGCATTCTGGAAGTGATTCTGCCTTTCAAAATATGGGTTCGAACCATAATCAAGGCAGTTGTCCTTGTATATATTTTGCATAAGACATTAATTGATTACACCGTTTATATTCCTTACGGCACGTTAATGGAGCGTACGGAGCAATTCATACTGCACCTGACACCTTACATCTGGTTCACCCTGTGCGCCTGGGTCATGCTTGAAGCAGCCCTTCGCCTGGTGACCACAACGCGCCGAATTCTCGTATTTCTGGGTATCAACATTATCTCGATGGGAATTCTTGATTCCTTCACCCAAATTCCACTCTGGATTGAAATCGCCTGGGTTATGTTTGCGGGAATGGGATGGCTGGTATGCCAGCACTTCCGTAATTTCCAACTGCAATATCCACAAGGCTGGAAGAGAATCATCCGGTATCCTTACAAAATTCTGGCCAACATTGCAATCATATTTTCTTTGATTATCGTAGCCAGTGTGAACATGCCGGAAGTTCCTCCTACCTTAACGGACCCGTATACCGCGTGGCGTAACTACACCGGAAGTTCGGCGAGTCAGACAGGCAACGGAACACTGGACATTCCGACAGCAACCGAGTCGGGATACAGCAGGGAAGACAACCAGCTTGGCGGAGGATTCAACTTCGACTATACACCTGTCATGTCTGTCACTACCAATGAGCGCAGCTACTGGCGTGGTGAGACGCGCGCAGAGTATACGGGAACAGGCTGGGATGATCGCGGACGAGGTGCGACAGAGGATGTTGAGGCGGGACAGGCTCTGGAGAATGATGAATCCGGAAATGTAACCACCAAGCAAGTCACTCAGAAAGTGACGATGTTGAATGACAACGTGTATCCGATTCTCTTCGGTGCTTATTCCATTTCGGAAGTTACATCTGTCAATGGTGAGGCGAATTCCGACCGGATGTTATGGAATTCGGCGCAGGCAGAGCTGCATGTCGTAACAGACCGCCAGCAACCGCAATATCCGAAGACGTATACGATTGTATCCGAGGCTCCGGTTATTGTGGAAGATGAGCTTCGCACCAAATCTTTTGATGATCTGTATACGAGCAATCCGGCAGATGATATGTACCTGCAGCTGCCATCCAGATTCCCTGATCGGGTGACGGATCTGGCCGCTGAAATTACAGCATCGGCAAATACGCCGTATGAAAAAGTGGCATTACTGCAAAACTATTTACAACTAAATTTTGATTACACCAACAATCCGGATTTATCCCGAAAAGTAAGCAGTGACTTTGTGGAAGGTTTTTTATTTGACATTCGTGAGGGGTATTGTGATTACTTCTCGACTGCGCTGGTTATGATGGCACGCTCCGAGGGGATTCCCGCTCGTTGGGTGAAAGGGTACGCGCCTGGACAACTGTCACTGAATTCTGACATGCAGGCTCCGCGCCAACCTGGGGCTGAGATCGAGACGACGTACACGGTAACGAATGCAGATGCGCACTCTTGGGCTGAAGTTTATTTTGGCGAGTATGGCTGGATTCCGGTTGAAGCGACGCCGGGCTTTGACATGCCGCTGCTCACCGAACAACCAGATGTACAGCCGGTAGATGAGCCTGAAGAACAACCTGAAGAGGAACCGGTAAAAGAGGAAGAACAGACCCCTGCGCCTGAACAGGCTTCATCCAGCATCCCGGCTTTTGTAATCTGGGCTGCGGGAGCCATCATCGTATTGTGGGTGGCTTATATGTTCTGGCGAAATCGCCTCTCCCTTCGATTCTTCGTGCTTCGTCTGCGGACAGGTGGACCGCTAACGCCTGAACAAAAGGTAGTGGCAGAGACTGAACGCTGGATTCGATATGTGAAGCGCAAAGGGTTAACCCGGAGCGGGGACGAGACACTTCGTGAATCGGTAACCCGCTGGAGCCAGGCGAAACCAGCTGCAGCAGCGACATTGCATGAACTTCTAGCGAAGTTTGAACAGACTCGCTATAGTCCAGCGTCTGTAACTGCAGACGACTGGAAGGCCGTCTATCAGACTGCTTCAAAGCTGCGTAAGGAACTCAAAGCGGAACGGGCGTAA
- a CDS encoding YqeG family HAD IIIA-type phosphatase — translation MFEMLMPKLRVDTVFDINLEELYAQGYRGIITDLDNTLVGAKAPDATPELIEWFARVKEAGFQLMIVSNNNLNRVSLFATPLDIQFVHSARKPSNVPFRRAMKMMELTPEKTIVVGDQMLTDVFGGNRLGLYTVLVLPISIGDEGFMTRFNRRVERIALTSLRKKGLWLEEEKKK, via the coding sequence TTGTTTGAAATGTTAATGCCCAAGCTGCGTGTAGACACGGTTTTTGACATTAATCTGGAAGAGCTATACGCTCAAGGCTACCGTGGAATTATAACTGATCTGGACAATACACTCGTTGGGGCCAAAGCTCCTGACGCCACACCCGAACTAATTGAATGGTTCGCACGTGTCAAAGAGGCTGGTTTCCAGCTCATGATTGTGTCCAATAACAATTTGAATCGTGTATCCCTGTTTGCGACGCCACTGGATATCCAGTTTGTGCATAGTGCACGCAAACCATCGAACGTTCCGTTTCGTAGAGCAATGAAGATGATGGAGTTAACTCCTGAAAAAACGATTGTCGTAGGCGATCAGATGCTTACAGATGTCTTTGGAGGTAATCGACTAGGACTCTATACGGTTCTGGTGTTGCCAATCTCCATCGGAGATGAAGGCTTCATGACCCGCTTCAATCGGCGCGTGGAACGGATTGCTCTAACGAGTTTGCGCAAGAAAGGCTTATGGCTTGAGGAGGAAAAGAAGAAATGA
- the yqeH gene encoding ribosome biogenesis GTPase YqeH has product MTEPHNGNIAVRCSGCGVHLQTENPELPGFIPEKALDREPVICQRCFRIKNYNESSSVTVDQDEFLALLSKIGDKDALVIHIVDLFDFDGSIISGLQRFVGNNPVLLAVNKTDLLPKVTNWNKVRNWVQKQAKEQGLRTVDVVLCSAKQNQGFDRLLELVGTYRGDRDVYVVGGTNVGKSTLINRLIRDYSDLEQELTTSRYPGTTLDMVNIPLDDGKAIIDTPGIVYPWRFSEIVSRKDLAAIMPEKPLKPAVYQLNSGQTLFFGGMARFDFVEGDRQSFTCFISTALDIHRTKLERADDLYRDHLGELLSPPTREDAADMPEWTRHEFRIKRGSQSDVFISGLGWIKVNGENGALVAVHAPKGVRVLIRPSLI; this is encoded by the coding sequence ATGACAGAACCGCATAACGGCAATATTGCCGTAAGGTGCAGCGGATGCGGAGTGCATCTGCAAACGGAAAACCCGGAATTACCTGGATTCATCCCCGAAAAAGCGTTGGATCGAGAACCCGTCATTTGCCAGCGTTGTTTCCGTATCAAAAATTACAATGAGTCATCATCCGTTACAGTGGATCAGGACGAGTTCCTGGCTCTGCTAAGCAAAATCGGGGATAAGGATGCACTTGTCATCCATATCGTTGATCTGTTTGACTTTGATGGCAGTATCATCTCTGGTTTGCAGCGTTTTGTAGGCAACAATCCAGTATTGCTTGCCGTGAACAAAACGGACCTGCTTCCAAAAGTAACCAACTGGAACAAGGTTCGCAACTGGGTGCAAAAACAGGCCAAAGAACAAGGTTTACGTACGGTAGATGTCGTTCTGTGCAGTGCGAAGCAAAATCAGGGCTTCGACCGACTGCTTGAGCTTGTGGGAACGTATCGCGGAGATCGTGACGTATATGTGGTTGGTGGTACCAATGTGGGCAAATCCACACTGATTAACCGTCTGATTCGTGACTACAGCGATCTCGAGCAGGAACTCACGACATCCCGTTATCCGGGCACGACGCTGGATATGGTTAATATTCCACTGGACGATGGAAAAGCTATTATTGATACGCCGGGAATTGTATACCCTTGGCGTTTCAGTGAGATTGTATCCCGTAAAGATTTGGCTGCCATTATGCCAGAAAAACCGCTTAAACCGGCGGTTTATCAGTTGAATTCTGGTCAGACGCTGTTCTTTGGCGGCATGGCTCGTTTTGACTTTGTAGAGGGAGATCGTCAGTCCTTCACTTGCTTTATCAGCACTGCGCTTGATATTCACCGTACGAAGCTGGAACGTGCAGACGACTTGTATCGTGACCATTTGGGTGAATTACTGTCTCCACCAACGCGTGAAGATGCAGCGGACATGCCTGAATGGACCAGACATGAGTTCCGTATCAAACGTGGCAGTCAGTCGGATGTATTCATTTCTGGACTGGGCTGGATTAAGGTTAACGGTGAGAATGGGGCACTTGTAGCTGTTCATGCTCCAAAAGGTGTGCGTGTACTGATCCGCCCATCCTTGATCTAA
- the aroE gene encoding shikimate dehydrogenase: MTEQKKTNPSLPVLLGVMGDPIAHSKSPAMHNAALQAAGVNGMYMPLHVRPEQLESAIRGIVALGYRGVNVTIPHKEQVMQYLDVIDESARLIGAVNTIVNDEGKLTGYNTDGIGYVRSLKEEAVPELAGKRIAVLGAGGAARGVIYALALEKPERISILNRTADRAVALASDLRVHGLGDITGSGMEEAAAILASADIVINTTAAGMHPHIDDVPVDPALIRAGAAVSDLIYNPLETRLLRESRERGCTVHGGLGMFIYQGAVAFEHWLGIPAPVETMRRAVLESF, translated from the coding sequence ATGACGGAACAGAAAAAAACAAATCCTTCACTCCCTGTCCTGCTTGGCGTTATGGGAGATCCCATTGCACATTCCAAATCGCCTGCCATGCATAATGCGGCTCTGCAGGCTGCTGGAGTGAATGGAATGTATATGCCACTGCATGTTCGTCCCGAGCAGCTGGAATCAGCCATTCGTGGTATAGTGGCGCTGGGGTATCGTGGTGTGAATGTAACCATTCCGCACAAAGAACAGGTCATGCAGTATCTTGATGTCATTGATGAAAGTGCACGCCTGATTGGCGCGGTGAACACCATTGTTAATGATGAGGGCAAGCTGACAGGTTATAATACGGATGGCATCGGTTATGTGCGTTCCTTGAAGGAGGAAGCTGTTCCGGAACTCGCAGGTAAACGCATCGCTGTTCTGGGTGCTGGCGGAGCAGCAAGAGGTGTAATATACGCCCTCGCTTTGGAGAAGCCTGAACGGATTAGTATTCTTAACCGTACAGCCGACAGAGCCGTTGCCCTTGCTTCCGATCTCCGCGTTCATGGACTGGGTGACATCACAGGTAGTGGAATGGAAGAGGCTGCTGCGATACTGGCTTCGGCCGATATTGTGATTAACACAACAGCTGCGGGTATGCATCCGCATATAGATGACGTGCCTGTTGATCCTGCACTCATTCGAGCAGGCGCAGCAGTCAGCGACCTTATCTACAATCCGCTGGAAACACGCTTGCTTCGCGAATCAAGAGAGCGTGGATGTACTGTGCATGGTGGTCTTGGTATGTTCATATACCAAGGCGCGGTAGCATTCGAACACTGGCTTGGCATCCCGGCTCCCGTGGAGACGATGCGGCGAGCTGTGTTAGAGAGTTTTTAA
- the yhbY gene encoding ribosome assembly RNA-binding protein YhbY, translating into MLNGKQKRFLRSQAHHLTPVFQIGKGGTNEHLFRHIEDAIEKRELMKVQVLNNNDEDRKEMAEEVARETGSELVQVIGNTIILYKESRDNKQIELPR; encoded by the coding sequence ATGTTAAACGGTAAACAAAAGCGCTTTTTGCGTTCACAGGCACATCATCTAACCCCTGTATTTCAAATTGGCAAAGGGGGAACGAATGAGCATCTGTTCCGTCACATCGAAGACGCGATTGAGAAGCGCGAATTGATGAAAGTGCAAGTGCTCAACAACAATGACGAGGACAGAAAAGAGATGGCCGAAGAAGTTGCCCGTGAAACGGGGAGTGAGCTTGTACAAGTCATCGGTAACACAATCATCCTGTACAAAGAATCGCGCGATAACAAACAAATCGAACTACCTAGGTAA
- a CDS encoding nicotinate-nucleotide adenylyltransferase, giving the protein MKIGIMGGTFDPIHMGHLLAAEAARDSHALDEIWFMPSHVPPHKRGAGASGQQRLEMTEAAVKDVQHYEVLGIEMELGGVSYTIDTMKELWRRYPQHEFYFIVGADMVNYLPKWEQIEELAERLTFIGVGRPGFQLHLDDLPDALQDRVLLAEMPLVDISSTAVRRRFAKGHSVRFMIPDAVHQYIVRSGLYGTKP; this is encoded by the coding sequence GTGAAGATCGGCATCATGGGTGGTACGTTTGATCCGATCCATATGGGGCACCTGCTGGCAGCCGAAGCGGCCAGGGATTCGCACGCACTGGATGAGATCTGGTTCATGCCTTCCCATGTTCCTCCTCACAAACGCGGAGCCGGAGCATCGGGACAGCAACGTCTCGAAATGACGGAAGCGGCAGTGAAAGATGTACAGCATTATGAGGTGCTCGGCATTGAGATGGAGCTTGGCGGTGTGTCCTATACCATCGATACGATGAAGGAGCTTTGGCGTCGCTATCCGCAGCATGAATTTTATTTCATTGTTGGAGCGGATATGGTGAATTATCTACCCAAATGGGAACAGATCGAAGAACTCGCTGAACGCTTAACCTTCATCGGTGTGGGACGACCGGGATTCCAGTTACATCTGGATGACCTGCCGGATGCGTTACAGGATCGGGTACTGTTGGCTGAGATGCCCTTGGTGGACATATCATCGACAGCAGTACGCAGACGGTTCGCCAAAGGGCATTCCGTGCGCTTTATGATTCCTGATGCAGTCCATCAATATATTGTAAGGAGCGGTTTATATGGAACTAAGCCGTGA
- the yqeK gene encoding bis(5'-nucleosyl)-tetraphosphatase (symmetrical) YqeK, whose amino-acid sequence MELSRDELIHAVSGQMPEKRWKHTLGVMESAVLLAQKYGADPVKADLAAILHDVAKYWPVSEMEAVIRDNGLNEELLQHDKQLWHSEVGAFVAERDYGIEDKEIINAIRWHTSGRVGMSLLDKVVCLADYIEPGRDFPGVNHIREQAEHSLEEGLIAGFDSTISLLISQRRVIYPLTMLSRNDLIAHL is encoded by the coding sequence ATGGAACTAAGCCGTGACGAACTGATCCACGCTGTCTCCGGTCAAATGCCGGAGAAGCGTTGGAAGCACACGCTGGGTGTTATGGAGTCGGCAGTGTTGTTGGCTCAAAAATATGGTGCTGATCCTGTAAAAGCGGACCTGGCAGCAATATTGCATGATGTAGCCAAGTATTGGCCCGTTTCCGAGATGGAAGCGGTCATCCGTGACAATGGATTGAACGAAGAACTTTTGCAGCATGACAAGCAGCTCTGGCATTCCGAAGTGGGAGCCTTTGTTGCGGAGCGTGACTACGGCATTGAAGATAAAGAAATTATTAATGCTATTCGCTGGCATACCTCAGGTCGAGTGGGCATGAGCCTGCTGGATAAAGTGGTATGTCTTGCGGATTATATTGAACCGGGAAGAGACTTCCCGGGAGTAAATCATATTCGCGAACAGGCTGAGCACAGTCTGGAAGAAGGTTTAATTGCCGGTTTCGACTCGACGATCAGCTTGTTGATCTCGCAGCGCCGTGTCATTTACCCTTTGACCATGTTGTCGCGGAATGACTTGATTGCACATTTATAG
- the rsfS gene encoding ribosome silencing factor, whose product MTVSSKELMNMAVAAADDKKASNIVALDLIGISLVADYFVICHGNSDTQVQAIATEIRKQAHAAGVNIKGIEGMDSARWVLMDMGDVVVHIFHRDEREYYNIERLWSDAKVVETV is encoded by the coding sequence ATGACAGTATCATCGAAAGAACTTATGAATATGGCGGTTGCTGCCGCTGACGATAAAAAGGCATCCAACATTGTAGCACTGGATCTGATTGGCATCTCGCTGGTAGCGGACTATTTTGTTATCTGTCACGGGAATTCTGATACTCAGGTACAGGCGATTGCAACAGAGATTCGCAAACAGGCGCATGCAGCCGGCGTGAATATCAAAGGCATCGAAGGTATGGATTCGGCACGTTGGGTATTGATGGATATGGGTGATGTGGTTGTTCATATCTTCCACCGCGACGAGCGTGAGTATTACAACATTGAACGACTGTGGTCTGATGCCAAAGTGGTGGAAACGGTATGA
- a CDS encoding S1 RNA-binding domain-containing protein produces the protein MSLIAGTVVNLPVSREVSPFGYFLTTGSEDVLLHYTELTRDVKIGETLEVFLFFDTEDRLAATMKKPYLTLGEMARLVVADIHPRLGCFLEMGLGRQLLLPIRELPELEELRPHVGDEVFVLMEHDKQGRLRAKLAGERELAPLSFHAPTSWVNEWVEATVYKPLQMGTFVLVDGGVLGFGAIGMIHSSERNRMLRLGEKVKCRVTMVREDGRVNLAMSPLKEVGRNEDADKLLAFMKERPTGGMPYSDATPPDIIKQRFGISKSAFKRALGKLMKDGLVTQKENWTYLTESVPQDQNEDK, from the coding sequence ATGAGTTTGATCGCAGGAACAGTCGTCAACTTGCCGGTTTCACGTGAAGTGTCTCCATTTGGCTACTTTTTGACGACAGGATCAGAAGATGTACTGCTTCACTATACGGAGCTTACAAGGGACGTTAAAATTGGAGAAACGCTGGAGGTCTTTCTGTTCTTTGATACGGAAGATCGCCTGGCGGCAACCATGAAAAAACCATATCTCACTCTTGGCGAAATGGCACGTCTGGTTGTGGCTGATATTCACCCACGCCTCGGCTGTTTCCTCGAGATGGGGCTTGGGCGGCAATTGCTGCTCCCGATTCGTGAATTGCCTGAGTTGGAAGAATTACGTCCTCATGTAGGCGATGAAGTTTTTGTTCTTATGGAACATGACAAGCAAGGACGTTTGCGGGCGAAATTGGCTGGGGAACGTGAGCTTGCACCATTGTCCTTCCATGCGCCAACCTCCTGGGTTAACGAATGGGTTGAAGCAACGGTGTACAAGCCACTTCAGATGGGTACTTTTGTGCTTGTTGACGGTGGAGTGCTGGGCTTTGGCGCTATTGGCATGATTCATTCCTCGGAACGAAATCGTATGCTGCGCCTAGGTGAAAAGGTGAAATGCCGGGTAACCATGGTACGTGAAGATGGACGTGTCAATCTGGCGATGTCTCCTCTCAAAGAGGTTGGTCGCAATGAAGATGCAGACAAACTGCTTGCTTTCATGAAAGAGCGCCCTACGGGCGGCATGCCGTATTCGGATGCAACCCCGCCGGACATCATCAAGCAGCGCTTTGGTATCAGTAAATCCGCGTTCAAGCGGGCATTGGGCAAACTGATGAAGGATGGTCTAGTAACGCAGAAGGAAAACTGGACCTATCTGACAGAGTCTGTACCTCAGGATCAGAACGAAGATAAGTAA